A single Lactuca sativa cultivar Salinas chromosome 8, Lsat_Salinas_v11, whole genome shotgun sequence DNA region contains:
- the LOC111893261 gene encoding receptor-like protein EIX2: MGNHRGSGIHLIFVSVFLVANICSCLGVENTSMVCLEQERLALLKFKQSVIDSYGMLSSWVGTDCCMWERVHCDSVTGNIRSLNLRGSIMGIYYSLVGDGVSFSLAELRHLSYLDLSWNHFGGSQIPDFIGSFKQLSYLNLSDAGFQGIIPHHIGNLSNLKVLDLSSNYELKADDMTWTFRLSSLEHLDLSNVNLAGAQNRDMSLYMIPLLKELSLSDCGLSNADLAPFLNSSRILSNIKHLDLSRNSFKGPFPEFLLNTESLVFLDLGFNSFDGPLPGFLQNLTSLSFLDLSGFDLSLTWNFANLLNMFPSLTELHLSACRLHKRLLSPPQLNFSTLSNIQRLDLSVNSFGGIFPSYLTNMSSLRVLDLSENRLNSSVPIMPNLVELDLSTNEFKQLEHVGIWRQCHLKKLSVSDNYFVIEISGEPKNVSECSEYALESLEIRRGLNGTIPEALGRLANLREIDLSSNGLTGPIPKSLRRLRFLEVLYMSRSHLTGPIPAFLGNLNTLDLSFNQLNGLIPESFGKLTDLMLLSLRSNQLTGSIPTSLGGLVSLQVLDVSSNMLNGTIPVSIGQLAKLHNLDLSNNSLEGVVFESHFANLSMLKYLDTSSNTRLTFNVSHEWLPPFELKTLNLRSCNIANGFPQWLRYQRKLETLALSNATISGPLPTWLLKMPIIPFFDLSHNKLNGSLTNLPNGRNDSVNNLFIGWIPRSLLLENNLFTGSIPRSLCRRTDLKYLDLSRNRLTGNIPKCLGNLQELHTMIFSSNRLSGVIPSSLALCSSLYRLKLNDNNFIAEPPLELRNLRNLEVLDLGDNQFCGNIPEWVGESLTYLMVLRLHKNNFTGRIPRSLCKSSNLHILDVAYNNLMGNIPDCLGELTAMLSFTFPDYRRPEDNVIQVMNGVVLEYTRTWDLVLNMDLSSNKLVGEIPVQLTELVMLLGLNLSNNNLIGNIPDSIGNMTKLLSLDLSRNELTGMIPPSMAALNFLSHLNLSNNNLWGIIPTGNQLQTLDDPSIYAGNKDLCGPPLPRNCSNHEGPTTISKKKNEAADERAKERFFYVDVMSGFATGFWGIIGFLLFKKQWRQKVFMLAEETMDKIYIAVVVRVAKMKRGREDE, translated from the coding sequence ATGGGGAATCATAGGGGTTCGGGGATCCATCTCATTTTCGTAAGTGTTTTCTTGGTTGCAAACATTTGTTCTTGTTTGGGTGTTGAAAATACTAGTATGGTTTGCCTTGAGCAAGAACGACTTGCTCTTCTCAAGTTCAAACAGAGTGTCATAGATTCTTATGGAATGTTGTCATCATGGGTTGGCACTGATTGTTGCATGTGGGAAAGAGTCCATTGTGACAGTGTCACTGGAAACATTAGAAGCCTCAATCTCAGAGGAAGCATCATGGGAATTTACTACTCCTTAGTTGGTGATGGGGTGAGCTTTTCTTTGGCAGAGTTGAGGCATCTCAGTTACTTGGACTTGAGTTGGAATCATTTCGGAGGAAGCCAAATCCCTGACTTCATTGGATCCTTCAAACAGCTGAGCTACCTCAATCTCTCTGATGCTGGTTTTCAAGGTATTATTCCTCATCACATTGGAAATCTTTCTAATTTAAAGGTTCTTGATCTCAGTTCAAATTATGAGCTGAAGGCAGATGATATGACATGGACTTTTCGCCTTTCGTCACTCGAGCATCTCGACTTGAGTAATGTGAATCTTGCGGGAGCACAAAACAGGGACATGTCACTTTACATGATTCCTTTGTTAAAAGAGTTGAGTTTGTCAGATTGTGGACTCTCCAATGCTGATCTTGCTCCTTTTCTTAATTCGAGCAGGATACTTTCCAACATCAAGCACTTGGATCTTAGCAGAAATTCTTTCAAAGGTCCATTCCCAGAATTTCTTCTAAACACGGAATCCTTAGTATTCCTGGATCTTGGATTCAATTCTTTCGATGGTCCACTCCCAGGCTTTTTGCAAAACTTGACATCCCTTTCATTCCTGGATCTTTCAGGCTTTGATCTTAGTTTGACATGGAACTTTGCAAACTTGCTAAACATGTTCCCTTCGTTAACAGAGCTGCATTTGTCAGCGTGTAGGCTACATAAAAGACTTCTATCTCCCCCTCAACTTAATTTCAGTACCCTTTCTAATATCCAACGCCTGGATCTTAGTGTAAATTCATTTGGAGGCATATTTCCATCTTATTTAACAAACATGAGTTCCCTAAGAGTCCTTGACCTTTCAGAAAATAGGCTGAATTCATCAGTTCCTATTATGCCTAACCTTGTGGAGCTTGATCTTTCTACTAACGAGTTTAAGCAGTTGGAGCATGTTGGAATCTGGAGACAGTGTCACCTGAAAAAGTTGAGTGTGTCAGACAATTATTTTGTTATAGAAATAAGTGGCGAACCAAAAAATGTATCGGAATGCTCTGAATATGCTTTGGAAAGCTTGGAAATAAGGCGGGGTTTAAATGGTACAATTCCAGAAGCACTTGGAAGACTAGCTAATTTAAGAGAGATAGATCTATCGAGCAACGGATTGACAGGTCCAATCCCCAAATCTTTAAGAAGATTAAGATTTTTAGAAGTACTATATATGTCAAGAAGCCACTTGACTGGCCCCATTCCAGCCTTCCTTGGGAATCTTAACACACTCGACCTTTCTTTTAATCAACTGAATGGTTTGATTCCAGAATCCTTTGGAAAACTAACAGATTTAATGCTTTTGTCTTTGAGATCCAATCAGTTAACAGGCTCCATCCCAACATCTCTAGGAGGACTTGTTTCACTACAAGTTCTTGATGTGTCTTCAAATATGCTAAATGGGACTATTCCGGTTTCAATTGGGCAACTTGCTAAACTCCATAACCTAGATTTGTCAAACAATTCCTTAGAAGGAGTAGTTTTTGAATCCCATTTTGCCAATCTTTCAATGTTGAAGTACTTGGATACTTCTTCTAACACTAGATTAACATTCAATGTTTCACATGAGTGGTTGCCTCCTTTCGAGTTGAAGACTCTTAACCTCCGTTCTTGCAATATCGCAAATGGATTTCCACAATGGCTTCGATACCAAAGGAAACTTGAAACATTAGCATTGTCTAATGCTACAATTTCGGGACCTCTGCCCACATGGTTACTGAAGATGCCAATCATTCCTTTCTTTGATCTTTCTCACAACAAACTCAACGGATCTTTGACAAACCTTCCCAACGGacgaaatgatagtgtaaataacCTTTTCATTGGGTGGATTCCAAGATCACTACTCCTGGAAAACAACCTTTTCACTGGGTCGATTCCAAGGTCATTATGCAGAAGGACAGATCTGAAATATCTTGACCTTTCCAGAAATAGGTTAACCGGGAACATTCCCAAGTGCCTTGGGAATCTtcaagagttgcataccatgatATTTAGTTCAAATCGGCTTTCTGGTGTCATTCCGAGTTCCTTAGCTCTTTGTTCATCATTATACCGGTTAAAATTGAATGACAATAACTTCATTGCTGAACCTCCTTTAGAATTGAGGAATTTACGAAATCTAGAAGTCTTAGATTTGGGTGATAATCAATTCTGCGGAAACATACCCGAATGGGTTGGAGAAAGCCTTACATATTTGATGGTTTTAAGGTTACATAAAAATAACTTCACTGGTCGAATTCCTCGATCTTTGtgcaaatcttcaaatcttcatattttgGATGTTGCATACAACAACTTGATGGGAAACATACCTGATTGTCTAGGAGAGTTGACTGCCATGCTATCATTTACTTTCCCAGACTATCGGCGTCCTGAAGATAATGTGATTCAGGTCATGAATGGTGTTGTTCTTGAGTATACAAGGACTTGGGATCTAGTTCTTAACATGGACCTTTCAAGCAATAAACTTGTTGGAGAAATACCAGTCCAGCTAACTGAACTAGTTATGTTGCTGGGTCTCAACTTGTCGAATAATAACCTGATTGGTAATATTCCTGACAGCATCGGAAACATGACCAAGTTACTTTCTCTCGATTTATCCAGAAACGAGTTGACCGGGATGATCCCTCCAAGCATGGCAGCTTTGAATTTTTTGAGTCATTTGAATTTGTCAAACAACAACTTGTGGGGAATAATTCCAACAGGAAATCAGTTGCAGACCCTGGATGATCCATCAATATATGCTGGGAACAAAGACCTATGTGGGCCTCCATTGCCCAGGAATTGCTCCAATCATGAAGGCCCAACAACAATAAGCAAGAAGAAAAACGAAGCCGCTGATGAGCGGGCGAAGGAAAGGTTCTTTTATGTGGATGTAATGAGTGGTTTTGCAACAGGGTTTTGGGGTATTATTGGATTTTTGTTGTTCAAGAAGCAGTGGCGACAGAAGGTTTTTATGCTTGCTGAGGAGACCATGGACAAGATATACATTGCAGTGGTGGTACGAGTTGCCAAGATGAAGAGAGGAAGAGAAGACGAATAG